The sequence below is a genomic window from Plasmodium gaboni strain SY75 chromosome 10, whole genome shotgun sequence.
cttttaattaattatacATTATTAGAATTTTggttttttatttcattttatttaattgcatcttttttaaaaataatcaatatatatatatatatatatatatatatatatatatttgttttttttttggatcgttattttttttttttgttttttgtaaaaattgtttaaattaaataaaaagaataatactatatattaattaaacAAGTATTTATgctttatattttaattaaaactataattttatttaataatttaactattctataatgtatataatgttactacaaaataaaaaatatatatatatattgatgTCGTATGCTTATTACTGTTATAAAGGTAATtgtacatatttataatttcctattatttatttatattatatttacttatgttactatatttaaatattctttaagaaaatataactcatggtaaatatataatatataatatataactGTTAAAATAAACAGGTTTCACTTATGTATAGAcaccttttttttttttttttNNNNNNNNNNNNNNNNNNNNNNNNNNNNNNNNNNNNNNNNNNNNNNNNNNNNNNNNNNNNNNNNNNNNNNNNNNNNNNNNNNNNNNNNNNNNNNNNNNNNaatatgaagaaaatatataaatataaacaaataaataaataaatatatatatatatatatatatatataattatattgcataaaatattcttatttatatttctttttttaccttgtaatttataaaataaagaatataaataaaaaatatatatagaagtatttttttgaagGTGAAAAATGTTTctgttctttttttgtgtctgttatttattatacttcctataataaattctaaattaaaatattcatttttatttttttttgggCATTGaatttcaaaaaaaaaaaatttttttttgttacaattattatgaaccattttttttttttttttttttttttaaatcatgaaatatttttatgtatgaaggagaagataataaattttttctttttgttaACATCAGAAGAATATTAAtctaaaataaaataaaaacaggaataagaataaaatagaaTAAATTTTAATCATACATATCGttatttttacattaaagaataattttttaaatgtaaaaaaattatttaaaaatacatataatatattcaaatgACAACTAAAAGGAATACATATTAGTAGAGcatatgaaataaattttaattgATATTCAccttaaaaatatattacaaaatgttgaattataaatttaaaagtgaatctattatataaaaaaattaataaataagaatTTATTTATGAAGTTATATGAGtatgatatttatataaagataatatttttattattttataaaaagataaataggaattatgtaatataaatattaatatatttatataatataatgcACATGAATATCTTGTATCttttatttgaatttttttgtttttgtgtacttaaaagaatataattatatttagAAAAATGTGTACAGcaataagaatatattaaaaaaaaaaatataataaataaataaataataagtcatgaatttctatattatgaatattaatATCCTTAATTTTCTATGGAAGGTTATGTTATAGTTGAGGAATATTACTTACActaaataaataatattatatatatatatattattttaattattaattttaaaagaaaatatctgtaaattaataattattgGTATACCATAATTCAGGagtattatatacatatataaatatatgagtataattataaatacttctttatttaatttttttttttttttttttatatattatcaaatgAAAACAAAAACATTTTCCAATTAAGTCTATTATTATGTGTTTTAACATAAAGGAAGAGAAgaaattaattattttatttttttttttttttacttaatttatatatagatatatatattttaagtatgatgtaatattttattagaaaattatgtataaaatataatatgatctcattaattattttaaaatacaTATGTTGTAAACTCTCGGAAACAAGATATTTTTCATGTCTAATTgaaaatacataaattttttttttttctcattttcAAATGTAATTGGTACATATAGTATTATTgggaaaataaaaaaatatatatatctatatggataatatattttttccaatatattatactaAGATTGTGatgaatttaaaatatgGGAATTTATGTAATTGTAcattttgttattttataaagaatttttattttattttattgtgTATGAAAAGAGTTgtcaaaaaaataatttattttaggattatcatgtatatattaaaatggaataaagaatatatatatatatatatatatatatattattaaggagaatgtaaaaaaatgccaaataatatatacatatatatttattagaCGAAATAACATGTTAAACATACATACTAAAAgttatttaaatattattcaaaagaaaatatatatatgaatatttttaaaaaggataaatatatatatatatatatatatatgatataatattaattacATTTCTTTTGtaaaaacataatatttttaattttaattttaatttaaatttagttttgtcttttttaatatgatGGAAGAAATACCGTTTTAACCAGATAAAATATCCCTGGGAAAACACATGGAGATGTCCAATAAGATATAAACATGGTTAATAATGACGTTGCGGTTGTTAGTGCGAATGATACTCCAAGtttaattttgtttttttttttaattttttttatatttttatgtgttATACAAAGTGAATCATAGTATGtctttttataatgattTTTAGCACCcaataattttttcatcatatttaattcttcttgttttatataagaatttattaattctCTAATACTTTCTTTTCTTTGTGTAAATGACCATTTTTCATCTATATTACTTATATCTAGTCCTATGAAGTCAGCCAAgtataatttatattgttttaaCTTTATATCGTTATCTATTAATTCTAATTCTTTTTGTAgatttttcatttttatatatttatctaaAAAGACATTAAAATTGTCTTCTAATTCTTGTCTTAGTAATGatgtatttttttcatacatattataattttcttcgtcatttaatttttcgTGTTCTtctacatttttatttatttttgtacATTTATGTTTATCCATAGTATCATTAATTTTATGTCTTATTTGTTCATCcatcaatttttttattgaaatatttttttcctctTTCTTATAATCTGTGAAATCACATGAATGTATTTCATCAGATTCGTCATaagtatttatattatatggTATTTTTTCTTGATATTCATGGATATTATCTTTAATGGGTAATTctacaatattattatgaacaTTTTCCAAATCATAAAAATCATAGATAAATTGGTTGTTATTATACAACATATCATAAAACAGGTGtatatattcttcattaacatattctatattaaaatatggATCAGAATTAAGTCTACTATgatatgttttattattattattattatgtgGTTCTAAATATTGTTTATTATGAAATGCATCcaaataaattttatttccattatattgtatatCATGGTGTCTTTCCATATATGGTAGGTTTTCATcgttcatattataattttcatgtacataattataattctttattaaattaGGCACTTCTTCATATGGTATATGATAATGTGTATTAATGTAAGGATTCTCATTATATTGTACATTATCAGTTTCTTctttgtaataataattatgaattTCATCTGTATATTGTGCTTTGGTATAATTATAGTTGTTATATGAATCTAcattatatgatatatcTTCATAAGGTTCTTCAAATTGtttcatattttcatttaaacATCTGTATATGTTAAATGTCGATTTTAGAGGAACAATGGTATTCTTATTCGAGAAATTTCCAAATTTACACTacaaagaaaaatatatatatatatatatatatatatatatatatttatttatttatatttttatttaattgagaaaaaaaaaaattataaaatatagtTTATTTACATGTTTAATTACTTGATTAGGATATACAAAAATGTAGgtacaaaatatatatatgaaaagTTCAAGAATAAATGTGAAAAATGCACTGATTAGTATTTTATTCTTGTATCTATTAAGATTTATACATTTccttaaaaataaatattttgctttttcttttttatcatataatttggaaatatttccttttatagagtaattatttttaagcttcatttttttgtaggacatattttaaaaggagtgttaaaaaatataaaataaaccAAAAGAgcatttatataaataaatggGAAACATATGAAAAATGATATACAATGTGAAGTTTTATGTATCCCacttatataattaaaaaatatataatcctgtaaatatacataaactattataaattttctatattttataaatattattatgaatttttagaaaagtttgatttatttggtattactttttttttggaattaaaattttctactacaaaatattgttttaaatataaaaataaataaaataatataattaaaaaaaaatacatatctttgaaattattttttattttattttattttttgtgAAATACTATATGTTTggtatatatttcttaataagttttaatttttatttaataaataaataagtttttcataaaaatgaaaattataaaatctgataatattatatatctacATGCACACTCGATTTTATcaattaatttaaaaagaagctcgcttaatatttatattattttattttttttctattctgctttttttaaatgtgTACGTATATGAAAATAACGATATATCCGAAAATACGTACAACATATAAAAGAATGAAGGTTAATaaggaaataaaaaaataaattataattatatttaaaagtaATAGTACAgttaattatatatacataaaaaaaaaaaaataaaatataataaaataaaaaaaggagatacatatatatatgtatttcacttaatatgaatacatataaaagtataatatatataactagtaggatttttataaaatattcatatttaacaatataaagataaatGTAATGTTTGTGTATTTTTCCAAAGATAACATAACAATTTTAGAATTCAAGTAAATGattatagaaaaaaaagtacaaaaaattatatatatatatatatatgttttttaacagcctatataaataagagtgaatattatataggttttttttttttttttttttttatttctatatattattaataattattatagATTAAGTTCTATAAATAGAGGTTcttataatatagaaagtaaataaaatgatGACTTTTTTGTACATATAAAGGTTATGAAGAAGGAAAAAAATTCATACAAAAGGTTTtctaaatttttattattacgGCACGAAGagaaatgaataatattaaaataaatatatgaacaaataGACACCTAAATTgcataaatatatatatatatatatatatatatatatttatttatatatatttttttaattttaaaatttatataaccAAACAAATGCAGTACTGAATACTTCAGGGGCAATTTTATTCAAAGTAAACATGGATAAGAGTACAAATATTGGTGTTAATGCCATTTTGACaaaacttttttttcttttttttttctttaacttttttttgtaagagtaatatttaaaatttaaagctgatattttattttcatagaatttcatttcatttaatgtttcaaataataattttaatttttctttatcttcTTCTGATAAGTTAATATCATCAATGTATTGTTCTTTCTCATTAATAAGATAATCTTTAAATTTTACAAAATCATTGTAAAATTCTTCCtgtatattcatatttCCTTTATCATAAAATTGTTCATTTTTAGTTGAGTTTTGTAAAGACTGTTCATTATTATGATCTTTTGTATAATCATTTGTGGACgtattaaaattattataacatttGTCTTCTCTAGGTATGGagttataataatttaaattacATTCATTCTGTATATTATACAATTCGTTTGAATTATTCTGAAAATTTGAAATGATATCTAGTGGTTGTTCTATATGATTAGAATAAGAATAGAAATTTTCAGGTTGTTGTTGAATATGGTAGGgtaataatttttcatattctATTGTTTCTTCAATACCCCGAGAATGTTGTTGAGTATAGTAACTGTGTACATGAATATGTTCTGTAGGTTCTTGAATATACTGGAATGGTGTTTCAATATGTAATAAAGATCCAGGATTATAATTGTTATATTCCTGAAAATAATCAGAACTTTCTCCTAATAATCTGTATACTTTAAATTTCCATACTTTATGTAACTTATTCTTTAcatatacattattataGAACGTAttctaaaaataaagataaataaatagataaatatatatgtatatatgtatatatgtttctatatgtatataattttaaattatgtAATGTTGTACCtcattatttgtatatctataaaaacatatatataatacaaaaagaaaaagttTATTAAACACAAGATGtattcttatattattatgttttatggaatttattattacatcttttatatattttttcaagTTTAAATATGTATTCAGATTATACTTTCTTTTGGTTTCAAAtgtaattttatttaatttattaaaatagttaataatcattttgtcattatattattatatatatatatatatatatatatatgcataaaataatttatgtGTTTGTAcaaatgaaataataaaattattactTTCTATAAATTTTTGATGATTAAGAacatcaaaaaaaaaaaaaaaaaaaaaaaaagaatattgAATAAAATACAGGTAACAATTATTTCAAATTtcatatgatataaatgatataattaaaaaggatacaataaaataaatcaataaacaaaatattattatatatatgtttgtttatttactcctttatatttaaaatgtattttatatttttaattatataaagattTATATCCTACCGaatttgtaaatatataaaaatttcaATTGAATCATtgttattttaaaatatgtatgctctacaaatatgaaaaaaaaaaaaaaaattaaaattaacTTTATGTGAATTTGATATAAGAATTTAAGTcattacatatatattattataccttttattttattaaacaatgaagtattaattttaaaaaaaagtacaagggaaaaaaaaaaaagaaaaaatataattttgtataAAAATTCAGGTACCAAATATTTAgaaaacaatatataattaaacataaaaataaaaaaaataataaaataatatctactatataaatatatttatattcgatctatattattatatattttaatatatttaaaatcTATGTGTGTATggatttatatatttccattgaattattatatgttaaatttataatggagaattaataaaattatgatTGAACCTATATTTTCCATACACgtgttatttttattatttcaagaataacattatataaagtTTATACAAACttatttatcattatattttttcatttttaagaatatgtatatctcaacttttttcttttttttttttttttgcttattatttacaaaatttttacgataattataaatattatacatattttaatgacatatggaaaaataaaaagagCATAAATTACATACTATTAATCAGAAGGAAAAATTGacacatatattttttttatattttaataaatgaaagaattatataaaaatgtttatatggataaagaatatatataaaataacaaatcttaatattttcctttttaaaaagaacATGATCTGTAtatttaatgatatatattaatatatataatataattgttattaaaaattaatatgcttttttttttttttatattttttctttttttagaagagtgttattaatatatatatatatatatatatatatatatataatgaacTCTTGACATtttattgaaaaaaaaaaaaaaaatatatatataaataatataaaaactaCAAAGgaatacatttatatttacaataaaaaaaaaaattaatacCTAATAACttgtaaaatataaaaatttatatgttattttataagaaaaagaaggaaaaaaggaataccaaaattattcatacatatatgttcttattattaatgcatgcaaataacaaaaaaaaaaaaaaaattgtattttgaaatttaaatattaataaatctatatatatataaatgcatatacttatattagaacccatataatatttctataaaaataataaaaattttatttatttaagtatataagaatgtgtatataatataaattataatattcatatgaaataattattggtttttaaaaatattttaaaaatattccaATATCTATTTAGTcaaatatatgtataatataatattaattattattattatttttttttttttttttgtataaaaaaggaattatttatttaatacatttataatatgttgctgacaataaatatattataaatattaaattaaaaagaatagttcttatatatatatatatatatatatatatatatatataataaaaacaatattaCTGTTTTgttgatattattaattttttgaagaaattaattttaattattattgtatttaaaaatctttataatgatttatatatatatatatatatatgagaAAGATTATTCTATTTTAATAAGATTGATATGTATTAAAATACAATCAACAATTGGTCATTTTTAAAAGgttaaataaaaatatgaaatgtttaaaaatattttcttttaaatcgtataaaaattttttagATAAGAAAAACTTAAATTGGAAATATAGAAATGCATATTCGTGTGAAGATAAAGCAGCGAAAACATATAAGAGAAAAGTATATGAAActttattttgtaaatatattaatgtatCAATTTGGTATATactattttatattattatattggTAAGTTTAATTTGATAGAagaaatttattttattatatatatatatatatacaacaatatgtatataaccatacatattatatacatttatatttttattatgtttcATTTTTGTATATCAGAATACGTACCTGTGGAATAGTAGATTCTCATATGTTATACAAtttaatcatatatatggaAGAAAGTTATATTCTGCTGAGAGTTTAAATAGAGAAAAGACAAATACAAAAACAACAATTATAAGTAAAGTAAATCTATTTCCCAATGAAgttatattatcaaatttaaaaaatgaaaatgataatcGTGAAGAATCTTTTTTAGAATTTAATGAACAATTAATTGAAAATTTgcaaaaatataaattat
It includes:
- a CDS encoding putative exported protein (Plasmodium exported protein, unknown function), whose translation is MVHNNCNKKKFFFFEIQCPKKNKNEYFNLEFIIGSIINNRHKKRTETFFTFKKILLYIFFIYILYFINYK
- a CDS encoding putative exported protein (Plasmodium exported protein, unknown function), whose product is MKLKNNYSIKGNISKLYDKKEKAKYLFLRKCINLNRYKNKILISAFFTFILELFIYIFCTYIFVYPNQCKFGNFSNKNTIVPLKSTFNIYRCLNENMKQFEEPYEDISYNVDSYNNYNYTKAQYTDEIHNYYYKEETDNVQYNENPYINTHYHIPYEEVPNLIKNYNYVHENYNMNDENLPYMERHHDIQYNGNKIYLDAFHNKQYLEPHNNNNNKTYHSRLNSDPYFNIEYVNEEYIHLFYDMLYNNNQFIYDFYDLENVHNNIVELPIKDNIHEYQEKIPYNINTYDESDEIHSCDFTDYKKEEKNISIKKLMDEQIRHKINDTMDKHKCTKINKNVEEHEKLNDEENYNMYEKNTSLLRQELEDNFNVFLDKYIKMKNLQKELELIDNDIKLKQYKLYLADFIGLDISNIDEKWSFTQRKESIRELINSYIKQEELNMMKKLLGAKNHYKKTYYDSLCITHKNIKKIKKKNKIKLGVSFALTTATSLLTMFISYWTSPCVFPGIFYLVKTVFLPSY
- a CDS encoding putative exported protein (Plasmodium exported protein, unknown function) is translated as MIINYFNKLNKITFETKRKYNLNTYLNLKKYIKDVIINSIKHNNIRIHLVFNKLFLFVLYICFYRYTNNENTFYNNVYVKNKLHKVWKFKVYRLLGESSDYFQEYNNYNPGSLLHIETPFQYIQEPTEHIHVHSYYTQQHSRGIEETIEYEKLLPYHIQQQPENFYSYSNHIEQPLDIISNFQNNSNELYNIQNECNLNYYNSIPREDKCYNNFNTSTNDYTKDHNNEQSLQNSTKNEQFYDKGNMNIQEEFYNDFVKFKDYLINEKEQYIDDINLSEEDKEKLKLLFETLNEMKFYENKISALNFKYYSYKKKLKKKKRKKSFVKMALTPIFVLLSMFTLNKIAPEVFSTAFVWLYKF